From a region of the Primulina eburnea isolate SZY01 chromosome 7, ASM2296580v1, whole genome shotgun sequence genome:
- the LOC140837209 gene encoding phosphate transporter PHO1 homolog 1, protein MVKFSKQFEGQLIPEWKEAFVDYRQLKKELKKVNLKNQNMNNKQPKNTFANTLFSSLRKYMFLERNRKENNDIHVHRKLTNSASKTDLYETELLEQFADTEAAAEFFVFLDLQLNKVNQFYRTKEKEFLERGELLIKQMEILVELKTALHEKRSKECSSQESKEDDSISGTISCDEESIKGRIDSELIPENSIDDFDKDDTQFSDGSNSGKLEKSMRVKKDYKMRSLSGSVVNCQGKNLRIHVPLTNPTRAFSAISYLLWDDLVNQSSKKCGSEGNKLHINKKKLHHAEKMIRGAFIELYKGLGYLKTYRNLNLLAFVKILKKFDKVTNKQVLPVYLKVVESSYFNSSDKALKLADEVEEVFIKKFGQDDRRKAMKYLKPVQRKESHAITFFIGLFTGGFLALFIGYVVMAHITGMYRPESDQMYMETVYPILSMFSLLFLHFFLYGCNIFMWRKTRINYSFIFELSTTKELKYRDVFLICAASMTSVVGVLFLHLSLVSRGYSYSQVQAIPGLLLLATVLFLVCPFNILYKSSRYRFLSVTRNIILSPLYKVVMLDFFMADQLCSQVPMLRDLEYVACYYITGSYKAQDYNYCVRTTYYRDLAYAVSFLPYYWRAMQCARRWFDEGQKSHLINLGKYVSAMLAAGAKVAYEKEKSVGWLCLVVVMSSVATVYQLYWDFVKDWGLLQFNSKNPWLRDELMLRQKFVYYFSMVLNLILRLAWLQTVLHYNFGNVDYKVTMLFLAALEVVRRGQWNFYRLENEHLNNAGKFRAVKTVPLPFQEVDEQD, encoded by the exons ATGGTGAAATTTTCCAAGCAGTTTGAGGGGCAGTTGATCCCCGAATGGAAAGAAGCATTCGTcgattataggcaactgaaAAAGGAGCTCAAGAAAGTAAATCTCAAGAATCAGAACATGAATAATAAGCAACCAAAGAATACGTTTGCCAACACCCTTTTCTCTTCTTTGAGAAAGTATATGTTTCTTGAACGAAACCGAAAAGAAAATAATGACATCCAT GTTCACCGAAAGCTCACTAACTCGGCTAGTAAAACCGACTTGTACGAAACCGAGCTGCTGGAGCAGTTTGCTGATACTGAAGCTGCAGCCgaattttttgtgtttttggaTCTTCAACTTAATAAAGTGAATCAGTTTTACAGAACAAAAGAGAAGGAATTTCTCGAAAGAGGCGAGTTGTTGATCAAACAAATGGAGATTCTCGTCGAGCTTAAAACTGCACTTCATGAAAAACGATCCAAAGAGTGTTCTTCCCAAGAGTCTAAAGAGGATGATTCAATATCAGGCACCATATCTTGTG ACGAAGAGTCCATTAAGGGGAGAATAGATTCGGAGCTGATTCCTGAGAATTCAATCGATGATTTTGACAAAGACGATACTCAATTCTCAGATGGTTCAAACTCGGGGAAACTCGAAAAGTCGATGAGAGTGAAGAAGGATTACAAAATGAGGTCTCTTTCTGGTAGTGTTGTCAACTGCCAGGGGAAAAACCTGAGAATACACGTTCCTTTAACGAATCCAACACGTGCTTTTTCAGCCATCTCGTATTTACTTTGGGATGATTTGGTGAACCAGTCATCCAAGAAATGTGGCTCAGAGGGAAATAAGCTACATATCAACAAGAAAAAGTTACATCATGCCGAGAAAATGATCAGGGGAGCATTTATTGAGCTTTACAAAGGATTAGGCTACCTCAAAACTTATAG GAACTTAAACTTGCTTGCTTTTGTGAAGATATTGAAGAAATTCGATAAA gTGACCAATAAACAAGTTCTTCCGGTTTACTTAAAAGTTGTCGAAAGCTCGTATTTCAACAGCTCAGACAAG GCGTTAAAGTTGGCAGATGAAGTTGAGGAAGTTTTTATCAAGAAATTTGGTCAAGATGATAGAAGAAAGGCCATGAAATACCTAAAACCGGTTCAGCGTAAAGAATCGCACGCCATCACTTTTTTCATTG GCCTGTTTACTGGTGGATTTCTCGCGCTTTTCATCGGCTATGTTGTCATGGCTCATATTACCGGAATGTACAGACCTGAATCAGATCAAATGTACATGGAAACAGTCTACCCTATCCTTAG CATGTTTAGCTTACTCTTCCTACATTTCTTCCTTTACGGATGTAACATCTTTATGTGGAGAAAGACAAGGATAAATTACAGCTTCATTTTCGAACTATCAACGACAAAAGAACTAAAATATAGAGACGTTTTCTTGATCTGTGCCGCATCAATGACTTCTGTAGTAGGCGTGTTGTTTCTTCATCTATCACTTGTTTCCAGAGGGTATTCTTATTCTCAAGTTCAAGCCATTCCTGGACTTCTTCTACTG GCTACTGTGTTGTTCTTGGTGTGCCCTTTCAACATCCTCTACAAATCAAGCCGATACCGCTTCCTATCTGTTACAAGAAACATCATACTATCTCCATTGTATAAGGTTGTTATGCTGGACTTTTTCATGGCCGATCAACTTTGTAGCCAG GTACCTATGCTACGGGACTTAGAATACGTAGCATGCTACTATATAACTGGGAGCTATAAAGCTCAGGATTACAATTACTGCGTAAGAACGACGTACTATCGAGATCTTGCTTATGCAGTTTCCTTCCTACCATACTACTGGAGAGCTATGCAG TGCGCTCGAAGATGGTTTGATGAAGGGCAGAAAAGTCACCTCATCAATTTAGGAAAATATGTTTCTGCAATGCTGGCTGCTGGAGCAAAAGTTGCATACGAGAAGGAAAAGAGCGTGGGGTGGCTTTGTTTAGTTGTGGTAATGTCGAGTGTTGCAACGGTGTATCAACTGTACTGGGATTTTGTCAAGGACTGGGGCTTGCTGCAGTTCAACTCCAAGAATCCATGGCTAAGAGACGAATTGATGCTTCGACAAAAGTTCGTGTACTACTTCTCAATG GTATTGAACCTTATTCTGAGGCTAGCTTGGCTGCAGACAGTTCTTCATTATAACTTTGGAAACGTAGACTACAAAGTAACCATGTTGTTTTTAGCAGCACTTGAGGTTGTCAGAAGGGGGCAATGGAACTTTTACAG GTTAGAGAATGAGCATCTAAATAATGCTGGCAAATTTAGAGCTGTGAAGACAGTGCCACTCCCTTTTCAAGAAGTGGATGAGCAAGACTGA